The DNA segment taatttttatattttttaaaattcatattctgatttctatacttaaaaaataaaatattaatatttcgaattaaaaagataatttgacAGGGTTACAAACTCAAAATAGAAAGAGATTTTGTTGGACTAAGTAAGTCAAATGTTTCATCTTACTAAAAGGATCGTAATGTATCTTTTGAAAATATAACGATCATGAGTTAATATGtaaggattaattatatattattttatataattaattatttttaatattttgatcatatatttttaaaaattatattgggatccatatagttatgaaagtgaaaattAAGATCCTTATATAGAGATACTTAAACAtgtttaaaaagataattttacgaagttaaaaattaagagagaaaaaTTTTGTTGGAGTAACAAAGTCAAATGTTTTACTCTGATAAGTTTAAGAATCTCAATTTAACTTTTCAAATGATAGGAATCGAGATGTTAAAGATAgctaattataatatataatttataattagtcatatatataaatatatatatatatatatatatatataatttaaatttgatattgttgaatcctgaattttgatgatgaaatcaattgatgagtttatggactaataagcatttgagataagtgacgtaggagaaacttcgatcatAGACTCAAACTATTGAAAGACAAATCATTGAAGTatgagaatcagacgttgggtcagAAAGCATCATGTTAGAAATTGAGCATCGAGCTAGAAAGATCGAGTACtatgccaagaagatcggatgttgtgagaagtcaacatgtcgatggatcggacaatacgtcgaaggaaAGGACAATGCGTTGGAGGTTTGGACGAAATGtcggatgaacaaatgacatgtcgaacaacgtgttggtaagtcttcatcaaagttgtttagagtctaattgagttagttttggggcaTTACCATGCTAACTTGATTAagagcccattgggcctgaacCAAGGTCGAATCGGGCTTGttggaaggccaattcagtgacctGGGATTGGGTTGGGCGGTTGTACCATCGagcttaggcgatggtaccgcttgagaGCTAGAAAGCATGGTTTGTATTTTTCTGAAAATCCTGATAGTAGTATCACCCAAGCAAGCGATAGTACTACCAAAGCCCAAGTTCCCATGTTTTGTTAAGCGACAAGCAATGGTACTACCAGTGCCCAGGTTCCTAGGCTCTATAtgacgatagtaccgcccaacgcaagtggtagtaccatcaATATCCCGAAAATATGAGGATTTGAATATTTGGctcaatttttgaagtcattttggatctataaataccccacactcaTGCTTGGTTGGTGAAAGCATGAAAACCTTGTGATTTGAAGtatgtaaactctcttgaaaagtatTGAGTCTCTTCATCTTTAAGTTTAGAAGTCATTCTAAGGAAGGTGTGAAGTTTTCTTATAAAAGAGGTgttaaggttctctcctaagcctgtgaaaaggagaaagagttgtaataagTATTTAATCTTTGcttattgaaaagaagatcggtagtgaaagccggtggtAGACGTAGACGTAGGTCGAGACATAGGTCTACGTAGGTcgagacgatcgaaccactataaatctggtttgctctttatgttTTTCCTtgctattactaactgatttattTGATCATTACCCTTACTCACATTGTAAGTTAAACGCATTTCAGATacatattttttgataaaattttaaaatcaaaactttatttcgaaagcactaattcaccctcccggtGCCTTTACGATCCCAACAGATACAACGATAAGGTATAAGATGATGTTTGATCTctttgtaaatatttttttaggatAACTTACATGGAAGACAGTTCATATAAGCTATCCCCAGATTGGAAAAATATTTGCTTCATTAGAAACTCAACACATGTAAGCTCAATCAATAATAAAAGAGTAATACATATAAGCCATGTGAACACTcgttcaaaattaataatataaaaaatattttaaaaataaaagtgtATGGAGCATTCTACTTGTATTGTGAAGTATTTTCCTTCGTTAAATCATTATAAAAGGTTATCGTGGGCATAATAATCGAGATGATTTACTTAATCTTTTAACCTATGCATTGGAGGGAACATATCAAGAGCTATACTTAGCCTCAATCTTTGTATAATGATCACGAGATAAGTTCCCAATCCAAGTTGGGCCAGTCTAATTATCACTTATAACATCATTATCACTATTAATTGTCTAATAGcttaaataattttttgataaaatatatcataattttctGATAATTATGAGGGGTCAAGCTTAGACTCGTGTTGATAAACTAGTTTTCGTCCATTCTTTTGATGCCCAATAAGGAGAAAAGCACTCTACCAACCGAAGCACATGACCCTTTTCCTTGAGAGACATGAAAGTAGGGGTATTATTAATCATGTACGTCTAACAGTTGAGATTGAATCCCTAATTTCTACTAGTCCGGATAAAGATGAACAACTCCTTTCAATGTTTATGGAAACTATAAGCTCCTCTCACCTTATACCCATCTTGAATGATAAGATAGTACTTATTACCTTTTTTTGCATACTCAAAAGTAAGAGTGAAACAAGTCACGGATTGGAAAAATACCAACTTAGTAGTACTCCCCGACAATAAGATAACACTACAAGTTAGGTGCCCTGTGCAAGAGCAAGATACTCTACTATTGGAGGCACGCCACAATGAGCAGATGAAGGGGGAACTTGAGCCCCACCTCTAATGCATTGGTGCACAAGCAAAGATACCTACTCATTAGGTTAAAGAGATGTTGTCCAAGCTAAGGAGCTCAATCGGAATGAAATACCAAAGACCCAAGCGATTTAGATGCTCTAGGGTCAATACAAAATCCTAATCGTATAAACCTTTCGTGATACAAAGATATCTCAAGATCCAAATATCTACTATCACCATCGATCCTCTTGAGGAGGAGGGAGTTGGGACCACTCCCATCCTAATAGGATTTTGACTCTCTTGAGTGAGAGAACATTTCCTGACCTAGGGTGCGAGATAGGGAAATAATACACTAGTAGAGTTGAAGGTGCAAAATGAGTCCCACCATTAAAAGGGCGAGGTTTATATGCTAAGTCCACCGTCTCATCTTTGTATATGTCTCATTAATTTCTATATTTTCCATCAGTTTCCTACTCCATGGTGACATGAGCTATCTCCTAATGTTCTTGCTAAGTTGATGAAACTTTCTCGCTCGCCAAAGTATTAATTAACACTAGTGTTTATTGACTCTTGGAACTTAGCCAAGAGGCCTCAAAGCGCCCTTCTTGAGCAAAACCTCCCAAGAGCATCTAATACATTATTCTCGGACTAAGCATCCAAGAACGCTCGATATGTCATTCTCAAGCTAAGCAACTAAGAGTGTCTGATGTACTCTTTCTCGAGAAAAGCATCTAATGTATTATTTTCGAGCCGAGCATTTAAAAGTGATGTATTCTTTTCGAGCCGAGCATTCAAAAGTGATGTATTCTTTTCGAGCCGAGCATTCAAAAGTGTTTGATATGTCTTTCTCAAGAGATTCTTAATACATTAATGATTATATGATtagaccacttgaaaaaaaaaaaaaggtttagagCATCAAATATATTAGCtctcttattttttaattctataaaattatctttttaaccgaatctcaatattttactttcataaatatagaaaTCCCAATATAGTATAGGGATCAAGATGCCAAATATAACTAATTACAagcgataatctataattagatcaagactaattatagattaacgtttgtaattagttatctttagcatcTCGATCTCTATAATTTAAGAGGTAACTAGCTTATTAAATTTTTAAGCTAACTTAATAATTATATACTTGTCTGACTTATAAAAAAaagttaatcttaatcttatcaATTTATGATGTGGTACTAATTAAgatgttataatatatatatatatatatgtatatatatatatatatatatgtatatatatatatatatgtatatatatatatacatatacatatatatatatacatatacatatacatatacacatacacatacacatacacatacacatacacatacacatacacatacacatacacatacacatacacatacacatacacatacacatatacatatacacatatacatatatatatatatacatatatatatatatatacatatatacatacatatatatatatatatacatatatatatatatatcaggtcAGCTTAATTACATATAATATACACCTACTAGCAATTTCACAGACTTCTATCACACTGTTTTTTCTTGAACAAAGAAGTTGTCCTCTCACGtaaattaaagaaggaagatatgttaataataatagaaatgtattaaaaaagatataaattataaattataaaaaatagaatGAGAGTAACTTAGTATATATTTTCAccgataaattataaaaaaaggctcaagttttcattattttttgtaaaatatgtacttttgttttattttaatatagcattttttattttctaaaagacgAGATTACCCCGTCGCTCCGTCGTGGTCGCTACCGTCTCGTCATGATTGCCTTCGCTCCGCAAGGCCCTACCGTCCCGCTCCCCCGTCGTCGCCTCGCCGCTCAGCCATCCCCATCCCCCTCGGATCTGGAGCTCCGTCGTCACTGCTACACTTGTCGGGAGGGTGGGCTTGGCCGAGGGGGCTCCTTTGTCTAGCCCTCGTGGTTCCCCCTGTTTGCCCTTCTTTGTTGCGCCATCTTCGTCATCGCTGCTTTCTCCACTATCCGAACCTTCGGAGGTAACCCTTATGGAACTCGTTCTTTCGTTGTTTTGCTGATGCTCAAGATTTGTGATCCATAAGGGTGTGGAAGAACTGCGTGTGATTTCCTGGAGGCCTAAGTGAGGCGGACGACAGGGCCTTGCGGGACGACAGTCTGATAGGCGACGACGAGGGAGAGAGGGACGGCAGAGCTACGCGAGGCGAAGACAACCATGGTGGGATGGGATAATTTCGTCTTTTAAGAATAAGAAACATTTTaggaaaataaagtaaaaaagaaagccTCAAATAATAAGAACTTGGGTTATTTTATTTGTCTTAGCTTCGTTTCACACCCAAAATATCTGCGTCACCGTCTTAGCCCGTAATCGTGGCGTCCGGGAGAAGTCCAACCCCACCACCACCAGCATACTTTTCCTTTCCACTAAATTCCTACCTCGGATCTACCAGCGTCATGATTCGTCAAAACTGTGGGGACCACGGGACTCACGAGTGGACATCCTTTGATAGGTAAGGAAAAGTAATGTTGTGTCCATGGTCGACGGCCCGCTCGCGGCCACGTTTTCCCACCGCCTGTGTCGTTTCACAACGGTGACATTAATATCAACCGTACCGCGAACCTTACCCCcacgcttctccttcttcttctctgcaACAGGAGGAGACCAGATTAGGGTTCTTCCCAACCTAGCTTCATCTCCGGCTCATCTCCCCAGGTAGGGCCCTAGCTACCCTCCCCGTTTATCTTCGATAGTTGATTCGATCTTTGCTTCTCGTCTGAGGTGTCGATGAGTTAGGGATTTCTAAATTTCTTGAGAATTTCCAAGGTTGCTGGTTTTGTTGGGAATTCTTAGTTTGCTCCCGTCGCCTTGGTAGATTCCTAATGAGTTATTTGATGGAGATTTTGCTTGTGAGTTAGAATTCGATTCTTGACGAGCAAGACAAATATGCCAAATCGTTGGCGGATGAATTGCTTTGTTAATCTTAGAACTGCTTTCTTTTCTTGGTATACATAACGGAGCGCGTTCTGGAACAATATCTTTGGCAGTTCGTCGGGAGCCTTCAGGTTGTATCAGTGAGTTAGTAGCGATTTTTTCTTGGATTTACTGATTGGTCTACTTGGTCTTCGTAATCATGATCGTGCCTATTTATGTTCGGCAAAGATATTGGTGGATAATTTTTTAGGTCATTTTGGTTTCCGAACCTCGTCATGCTGCAGTTAATAAAAAGGGTTGTCATGATTTAACCGTTTCTCTCAGGTGCTTCTTAATTTACTTGGCAATCATTGGGATCATGAGTTCTTTTGTGAAAATTGATTGCATGTATGGTAATAAGAATTGATAATGAGCAGTTCCTTTCATGATCCTCTTCTCGTCGATTAAGAGATTCATAACTCGGTTGTCATGCATTATCCGGAACTAGTTCCTTTCGTGAACTTTACTCTGGTGATTTTCTTCTATCACGATCATTGACTTTAATCCAATTATGTTAATTCACCACGATGATACTCATACTTTCTTAAGTGACTTGATATTGCCCCAGTAGGTACTATCTTGTGGGACTTTAAATGCTGAGCCAACACTTATTATGGTTTATCACATATTCAATTAGTTGGTTTTCCAATGTGATGATCATTGTGATTTCTATTACTTGTGATGATTTAGCACATGGATGTTGACCTGTATTGATTAATTGGTTTTCTAATGTGATAATCATTGTGATTTGTCCTGTTTAAACTGTTCTTTTCCTCCTTGAAAGGGTGGTAAGGTACAAGTCCGGATGCTTTTTCTCTTTCGGTTGTTAGAAAAAAATTTGTAATGTTTACAAGggaaagggagaaaaaaaaaatcttacacaGAGTTAATTATAAAGTTTCTTTTGTTCACTTTTTTGCTCAAATTTGATGTTTTGAGTCTGATGCTGTGAGTATGCTAGTTTTTGAAGCTTTAACTTTTGTATTGTTGGAGTGTGCCCAAGATTCTCCTGAAATGAATGTTTATAACAGTAAAGCTATCAATTTCAGAATGAGGGTGTTTTCCATTAATATGTAGCATTTTCTTGATTACAAAAAAGGTGATAGGTTCTGTTCATTTTGATATAGACAAATAGCAAATCTGAGATGTAGATGGATTAAACTAATCTCTACATATGTTGGAGAAATGCTACCTCAGATTGTCAGGTGCATGATTTTCACATGTCTTTTCCTTTTTTGATAAACTTAATAAACTATTATGTTACTATTAAGATAATAAGCTCTTCTTCTCAAGTATGAATATATAATCGTAGATATGTCGGACTAGCAGTACTTTGCCATTCATGATTGCCATTGATATAAACTAGTTACATATTAGATCATGACAAATTTCAGGATTCATTTCACATATGTATTATCTTTATGACGTGACATTGAGTGCTCTTGGTACCCTCATTTCATTCTTTTTTCCCTTTTCCCTCCATCATCTTTCCTCTTTGTCTGTCATGAATTTGATCTTTGGATGGACAATTTCTGGTTGATTATCAGTCATAGCTGGTGAGCCTTTCACTTATTTTTCAACGCTGATATCCTTTTTGTGATTCAGTCTACTGTGTATATGAATTGGAAGTAAGcaccatcacatgtcatatttaTTGGTAATCCTGACCATATGTTCCAGCATAGCTTTCTTAATAATGAGAACTTAATTCAGAATTTCAGTGTTCTGTTTACTTAAACATTTGCTTTCTCTTTCAATGATTTTTTGCTGTAAAAATAGCTACAATTGCAAGACTAGCTCCAATTAACTTCTTGCAAATAATTGCAAGATTTTCTTGTAAAGCTGTCATGATCCAGCTTATGCATTTTGCAGATTCCATTACTTTTTTTAAAGAAGATGGCTAGGCCTTTATTCAAATCATCTGTCCTTCCTGATGCTGTGTCTGGAAGTGTTCCTTTATTTCAAGGTTCTGGGAAAGCTAGGAAGCCTGCAAACATGATGTGCAGTAGAAGATCATCACAGCTTCGATTCTTAGGCTTCACAGGCTTGAAAGGTTCAAATGATTTGCATTTAATGTCTGGACCTAGCAAAGATTTCAGATTAGCTGTGTCTGCTTCAGTCTCTGCACCAAAGGGAAAAGCTTCTCGTGGAGTTGCTGTAGCTATGTTTGAACGGTTCACAGAGAAGGCTATTAAAGTTATTATGCTTGCACAAGAAGAAGCAAGACGACTTGGCCACAATTTTGTTGGAACAGAACAGATATTGTTGGGTCTTATTGGTGAAGGGACAGGTATAGCTGCTAAAGTTTTAAAATCCATGGGCATAAATCTTAAAGATGCTCGTATCGAGGTTGAAAAAATCATTGGAAGAGGCAGTGGGTTTGTTGCTGTAGAAATACCATTCACACCTCGTGCAAAGCGTGTTTTGGAGCTCTCTCTTGAGGAAgctcgtcaactaggtgccttgatCTGGAACTTCCTCTCAATTACAGAACATTATCCATGCTTGTCTTTTCTTGTTATGGACTATAGTTTGTTTTCTTCTGAAGCTGAGGACCTGATTTGCTCCCTTTACCTTGCTATTTTCTATTTTTAGTGCAGTTCACTAAAATAATCACTACTAAATTCCTTAATTCTTACATTATATCTAAATTTGCCCATGGCACAATgttcattatttttaaaaaaatacaagcattatatactatattttgaaGAAGAAGACGCTGAGAATTTTTTGGAGTTGAGATGTTAAAAATAAGACAAAATTATGGAAGCCAAGAAAAACCACTGTGCTttgttttatattattttgacaTTGTATAGGCCCTATATGGAATAATTTTACTTTTTTGTCTAAATATTTTGCTATGCTTCTTACTTGCACTTTTAATTATAAGTAAATTCTGAGTTATGAAATACATTGTTACATACTAAACAAAAGTTGTATAATTTTAATAGATGGAACTAGTCAACTATTCCGAATTCAGATTTTACTAGTAAACAAAACATTCCTTTGGTTAGTTGCATAAACCTAGTACATCCTGATGCCTTAGTTAATTTGAATTTCAAGCCTAATTTGAATTTCAAGCCTAAGTATCCAAGAGTTGATTTagatcattataaatattttatctagGAATAATGGCTTGAAAAATTGTTTGTGAGGGAGTCGATCAGATAGCCAAAAAGATGTTGAAGAAACTTTAGATGGATATTTCTTAATGCATCAACATTTGACATActgtcatagacttagctggaattgcctaagtcgtgaggcatccttgcggtaattgtcacggacttagttggagttGTGTAAGTCATAAAGCACCCTTGTGTCAACTTCtcagacttagctgggattgcctaagccatgaggcgcccttgcgatatatgcatccgcaaagggtcagccttgTTGCAACCCTcgtgcaggtcccgaaggacttgtaaaatagTAAGTTGATTaatttgaaaacgagcgacggacaagtcccgacgtctcgtaaagagggaagctttacaaacaattcagtgagcaccttgagtgtaagaaagaaaagagaggaaggagaaaacaaggcctttgaaaggttgaacgaacagttacAAGTCCGCAAACAACTACTCACCGGGTGTCGGCCGCGAAGGTAAgctcccgtcaagttaacgtgcgaacttgtgaagagtaTTCGACGCCCGACACTatcccgaagccccatccccccctTGCCCCACCCGAGAGTTTCtatggtgttgagatggctgacgtttcgcatgTAGCTGTGGTCTGCAGAAAGCAAGTTGTGGCACacaaaaacggagccattttggggtagtTTTGCCTGGCGCGGCGTGCGGTCGCACTGCAGCATTGCAACCTGTTTgagcttatattttttataagcaAAACACACGAAATCAAAGCAAAACATGTTGCCAAGAATATGTACAagtatgcaaaagcgacgaacggttcgttgaacgaagttgttgcggatgCGCGATGATCGTTTGTTACAATACATCAACATTGAATCTTATGGATATCTTGAATtatctcatgttataattatccttTCATTTTGTTCATATTGAATGACTCTAAGATTGTAAACTTTACACATTTGATGCTCAAATTGAATTTCAAACAATAGTTTTAGGAGGCATATGAACAAGAGACCAGTAATGAAGAACAAAATCGAAAGCTCAAGTAAAAAGCTCATGATGGACCTGCTTTTAGTGTGGATGCGACTTTAATTGTCAATTTAAGTTTGTTTGGGTTGAGACAAGCTGAAATGAATGAACTCACTGAGACCAGCTAAAATTAGTTAAAATCTAATTGAAACTGATTAGTTTTGATGAATGTTGATCGGAACTGGCTGGAGATCCTGTTTTTAGTCCTTTTCTATCGTTTAAGATTGCAAATCAACTAATATATGTAGAACTTGGTTAGTTTCGGTGAATATCAACCATAATTGGTTGAATATTTCATACACAATCCATTTTGGATTGATTAATATTGAACTATCGGTTTCAGGCAAACAGATTGGTTTCACATAAACTTAAATCTTGGACGTTACCCTAGCCATGCATTTTGGCATGTCTAGGCACACATTTAAGCATACTGTTCGATAAAGACATGGGAAAGCTTTGTGCCAACCGATGCCAAAGATACTACTATGCCAAATTTTGGCCTGTACCACATCATTGTAGGAGCATGCTAGTTATTGCAGAGTGATTCTGTGCCATGCTCTAAAGGTATCAACTTGTCTCCATGCCATGATACAAACCATCCCTGGTCTAAACAATATTGTAATTAGCTTAATAATTTTGGATCTTTTGTTTCAGAAAGATTTTGTTTTGTCTTATACATATTGCATCTTGGATAAATGTGTTGCTGGAGGAAATATCTCTGTGGATGGTGAAATCTTTGTCTATGTTTATAGTTGCTTATATTTCATATTCAAAAACATTTATTTCTGTATGTTTGTATTATTTTATCAAGTCTCCTTAAGGGAACGTATGAATCATTAAAAGGGAAGTTCTTCATGTTTAGGTCATAACTATATAGGATCTGAGCACTTGCTTCTTGGATTGCTTCGTGAGGGTGAAGGTGTGGCAGCTCGTGTACTTGAGAACCTTGGAGCTGACACTAGCAACATCCGGACACAGGTAAGCTTTGGTAATCTACTTTATTTAAGCCACTGTGAAGCTTAAAATGAGTTTCTTCTGTAAGGTTATTCGAATGGTTGGTGAAAGCACAGAAGCTGTTGGTGCTGGAGTTGGAGGAGGAAGCAGTGGCAATAAGATGCCTACACTTGATGAATATGGAACTAATCTAACAAAGTTGGCTGAGGAGGTAGTTCTTGTGTTATGTAAGAATATGGAAGATAAAAGCCAAGGAAGGTTGCTAATCATTTGGTTTTACCATAGGGAAAGCTAGATCCTGTTGTTGGTAGGCAGCAGCAAATAGAACGTGTGGTCCAGATTTTAGGAAGGAGGACAAAGAACAATCCTTGCCTGATCGGTGAGCCTGGTGTTGGGAAGACAGCAATTGCAGAAGGTCTTGCTCAAAGAATAGCTACTGGTGATGTGCCAGAAACAATTGAAGGAAAGAAGGTTGGCTTATGTTACAAATGTTAACAAAatgtcttttcttttcctttttgtggTTTTCTCTCTAATATTTATTAAGTTCCCAAGacactttatattttttttatttttagttttaacTTGTGTGATTTGGGATTATAGTTACAAAGTTTCTGTAAATTATTTCATTGCTTGTTGTTTGGAAGTCATCGTTGTGTCACTTATTGCTTATTTGAATGTTTGAACAAAGGTCATTACACTTGATATGGGACTCCTTGTTGCTGGAACCAAGTATCGTGGAGAATTTGAAGAAAGAATAAAGAAACTGATGGAAGAAATTAAACAAAGTGATGAGATAATACTCTTCATTGATGAGGTACACACTTTGATTGGAGCAGGGGCAGCAGAGGGTGCAATTGATGCTGCTAATATCCTAAAACCAGCTCTTGCAAGAGGTGAACTGCAGGTATTTAGGATTTCTTTGGTGCATGATGTTTCATGTACagatctttatacttctgcttgatATAATTACATGTTTTCTTTCTGAAATTATAAATTCTGATCATGCTTGTGCATCACCTTTTCTTTGTTTAGTGTATTGGAGCCACAACTCTGGACGAGTACAGGAAGCACATCGAGAAAGATCCAGCTCTGGAAAGACGGTTTCAGCCAGTTAAAGTGCCAGAACCCACTGTTGACGAAACTATAGAGATTCTGAGAGGGCTTCGTGAGCGATACGAGATTCACCACAAACTCCGTTACACTGATGAGGCACTCATTGCTGCTGCACATTTGTCTTACCAATACATAAGGTTTTTACTTTTTAGAACAATCTCATTCTGCTTTTTTCATATTTCTGTTTGTTGAGTATTGATATATTTTGCATAAAGATATGCaggattttttttttggagaatgGATGTTGGTGAATGATTAATGCACATTTTGCTAGGTCTTAGGATATTTGCATTGTCAGAATCTCATGATTGTGTACTATAAAGGTCCATGTCAACTTTATGATAGGCTAATGGCTTAATTTCTGAAGCTTGATGATTTCTTTTATGGTTTGTGTAATCCAATATAAGACCTTTATAGTACATTTCCTGCATCAATTTTCCAAATGAGTGTATTGGATATCTGCAGTTACATTTCATGCATCCATTGAAGCCAGAACC comes from the Musa acuminata AAA Group cultivar baxijiao chromosome BXJ2-8, Cavendish_Baxijiao_AAA, whole genome shotgun sequence genome and includes:
- the LOC135618925 gene encoding ATP-dependent Clp protease ATP-binding subunit ClpA homolog CD4B, chloroplastic-like: MARPLFKSSVLPDAVSGSVPLFQGSGKARKPANMMCSRRSSQLRFLGFTGLKGSNDLHLMSGPSKDFRLAVSASVSAPKGKASRGVAVAMFERFTEKAIKVIMLAQEEARRLGHNFVGTEQILLGLIGEGTGIAAKVLKSMGINLKDARIEVEKIIGRGSGFVAVEIPFTPRAKRVLELSLEEARQLGHNYIGSEHLLLGLLREGEGVAARVLENLGADTSNIRTQVIRMVGESTEAVGAGVGGGSSGNKMPTLDEYGTNLTKLAEEGKLDPVVGRQQQIERVVQILGRRTKNNPCLIGEPGVGKTAIAEGLAQRIATGDVPETIEGKKVITLDMGLLVAGTKYRGEFEERIKKLMEEIKQSDEIILFIDEVHTLIGAGAAEGAIDAANILKPALARGELQCIGATTLDEYRKHIEKDPALERRFQPVKVPEPTVDETIEILRGLRERYEIHHKLRYTDEALIAAAHLSYQYISDRFLPDKAIDLVDEAGSRVRLRHAQLPEDARELDKELRRITKEKNEAVRGQDFEKAGELRDREMELKAQISALVDKGKERSQAESEAGEGGPVVTEADIQHIVSSWTGIPVEKVSSDESDRLLKMEETLHKRVIGQDEAVKAISRAIRRARVGLKNPNRPIASFIFSGPTGVGKSELAKALAAYYFGSEEAMIRLDMSEFMERHTVSKLIGSPPGYVGYTEGGQLTEAVRRRPYTVVLYDEIEKAHPDVFNMMLQILEDGRLTDSKGRTVDFKNTLLIMTSNVGSSVIEKGGRRIGFDLDYDEKDSSYNRIKSLVTEELKQYFRPEFLNRLDEMIVFRQLTKLEVREIADIMLKEVFERVKAKDIELQVTERFRDRVVEEGYSPSYGARPLRRAIMRLLEDSMAEKMLAGEIKEGDSAIVDVDADGNVTVLNGRTGLPEQLPPAIPV